The following coding sequences lie in one Apium graveolens cultivar Ventura chromosome 1, ASM990537v1, whole genome shotgun sequence genomic window:
- the LOC141716806 gene encoding uncharacterized protein LOC141716806: MASGSRFSFVDMQNPLFLHPSDGPNSINVTKLQGSGDYRAWRRSMEIQLASKRKLGFVQGTEVRSLTDATEAIQWETCNNMVISWLHNNISDSIKKSILFVNSASEIWKVLEKRFQLNNGSRKYKLARDLFHIKQDHRSLVEYYTEISTVWEELEAMNTMPVLTNITPEVAAFVKALDTQKQEARLFQFLNGLDEDSNAQRSQILMMPVLPSVEMACSAIQQEESQLDNSHMFKPEIAVMYSR; the protein is encoded by the coding sequence ATGGCGTCGGGAAGCAGATTCTCGTTTGTAGATATGCAAAATCCGTTGTTTCTTCATCCGAGTGATGGACCGAACTCCATTAATGTCACGAAGCTTCAAGGTTCTGGTGATTATCGAGCGTGGAGACGATCTATGGAAATTCAGCTTGCATCGAAGCGAAAATTAGGCTTTGTTCAGGGAACAGAGGTTCGAAGCTTGACAGATGCAACAGAAGCAATCCAGTGGGAGACTTGCAATAATATGGTAATTTCTTGGTTACATAACAATATCTCCGATTCAATCAAGAAATCAATACTGTTTGTTAATTCTGCAAGTGAAATCTGGAAAGTGCTTGAAAAACGTTTTCAATTGAACAATGGATCTCGTAAATACAAGCTTGCTAGGGATTTATTTCACATTAAACAAGATCACAGATCATTAGTTGAATATTACACTGAAATAAGCACTGTGTGGGAAGAATTGGAAGCTATGAACACTATGCCTGTTTTAACTAACATTACACCAGAAGTAGCTGCGTTTGTTAAGGCATTAGACACTCAGAAACAAGAAGCTAGGTTATTTCAGTTTCTaaatggtctggatgaagattCTAATGCTCAACGAAGTCAGATTCTGATGATGCCTGTGTTACCTAGTGTAGAAATGGCTTGTTCTGCTATTCAGCAAGAAGAGTCTCAGCTTGATAATTCACATATGTTCAAACCTGAAATAGCAGTTATGTACTCTAGATGA
- the LOC141678341 gene encoding histone-lysine N-methyltransferase ASHR2, whose product MTPAITITEIQGRGRSLISTRQLKSGEIILKDSPILLYSASSFVSKTPHFFCSNCFKSINSQSPSLVSCQSCSSSGLSTLFCSPECYATAKQCFHSPWACEALRRFVSPVLSCYPDNVEVHLQVRFLVAALCLGIVSPEGFRVLMSLQGDGKDSDEARFIYSVIKDVRVPVEGFVVSLEIVVALLDKDKLNAFGLMEPFEEGKERAVRAYGIYPNASFFNHDCLPNACRFEYVDKNSGGDNTDMVIRMIHDVPSGREICLSYFPVNFKFGDRQKRLLEDYGFKCECDRCRVEANWSDDEEDGDGGGDNEGMEEEEEEKEEEWNDDEQMVEDGMAEEEGTDQNNDFPHAYFFVKYMCNRNGCGGTLAPLPPRSLSDSSSDLMECNVCGNLTKDS is encoded by the coding sequence ATGACGCCGGCGATCACAATAACGGAAATTCAAGGCCGAGGAAGATCACTAATCTCCACTCGTCAACTCAAATCCGGCGAAATCATCCTCAAAGACTCCCCAATTCTCCTCTACTCCGCCAGCTCTTTCGTGTCGAAGACGCCTCATTTTTTCTGCTCTAATTGCTTCAAATCCATCAATTCTCAATCTCCATCACTTGTTTCCTGTCAATCTTGCTCATCTTCCGGTCTCTCTACTCTCTTTTGTAGCCCGGAATGTTATGCAACTGCCAAACAGTGTTTTCATTCCCCGTGGGCTTGCGAAGCGTTGAGGCGCTTCGTAAGCCCGGTTTTAAGTTGCTATCCGGATAATGTAGAGGTTCATTTACAAGTTAGGTTTTTAGTTGCTGCATTGTGTTTAGGGATTGTGTCTCCCGAGGGTTTTCGGGTTTTAATGTCGTTGCAAGGGGATGGGAAGGATAGTGATGAGGCTCGGTTTATTTATTCGGTGATCAAGGATGTTAGGGTTCCGGTTGAGGGGTTTGTGGTTTCTTTGGAGATTGTAGTGGCATTGTTGGATAAGGATAAGTTGAATGCGTTTGGATTGATGGAACCGTTTGAGGAGGGTAAGGAGAGGGCGGTTAGGGCGTATGGGATTTATCCGAATGCTTCGTTTTTTAATCATGATTGTCTTCCGAATGCGTGTAGGTTTGAGTATGTTGATAAGAATAGTGGTGGGGATAATACGGATATGGTTATTAGGATGATTCATGATGTTCCGTCTGGGAGGGAGATTTGTTTGAGTTATTTTCCGGTTAATTTTAAGTTTGGAGATAGGCAGAAGAGGTTGTTGGAGGATTATGGGTTTAAGTGTGAGTGTGATCGGTGTAGGGTTGAGGCGAATTGGTCGGATGATGAGGAGGATGGTGATGGCGGCGGTGACAATGAAGGCAtggaggaagaggaagaggaaaagGAGGAGGAGTGGAATGACGATGAGCAAATGGTGGAAGATGGCATGGCGGAAGAAGAGGGTACCGATCAGAATAATGATTTTCCACATGCGTATTTCTTTGTTAAGTACATGTGTAATAGAAACGGTTGTGGGGGTACATTGGCTCCCCTGCCTCCCCGGTCTCTGTCGGATTCATCTTCAGATTTGATGGAGTGCAATGTTTGTGGGAACTTAACTAAAGACTCCTAA